A single genomic interval of Daucus carota subsp. sativus chromosome 1, DH1 v3.0, whole genome shotgun sequence harbors:
- the LOC108216112 gene encoding ubiquitin carboxyl-terminal hydrolase 18, producing the protein MLLRLILSFLRLPHSDLNLFILQFLFTVCFALALLSFVKHTASNYFVIDDNFAPKMSEFVQCEVCGQASTKKCSACKLVRYCSEACQKSHWNSEHKKTCKSFQLSNKANLKPSGSGVQLKIPSTARRQSFKNLKDPNQVLFSYDEFVQLFKRERTGTRPCGLLNCGNSCFANVVLQCLACTRPLVAYLLEKDHRRECWRNDWCFMCELQSHVTRATQTSQPFSPLEILARLPNIGGNLGYGKQEDAHEFMRFAIDTMQSVCLDEFGGEKVVPPRAQETTLIQHIFGGQLQSQVKCTKCENVSNQFENMMDLTVEMQGDATSLEECLDQFTIMERLHGDNMYKCDGCNDYVLAWKRLTIRRAPNILTIALKRFQSGRFGKLNKRVSFPETLDLSPYMSEADDDGNVYKLYAVVVHVDMLNASYFGHYICYTKDFSGNWYRIDDCKVYKVEMDEVLSQGAYMLLYSRVSARASCLNPIEPASKHGGEKLEVALEVGPSAKQAVEEFSAVDSIDSPIVSGPCLSVTNSQEMNSGCEDAKDLEMVDSEASSSALTDLDIHGSTCCNEAEGSLSDLEMSQGQISEVSSSIITQPNNEPEQPFPVFEVENKDMAVESRGKMHALINPLDNDIEPCSNGVCGNGDHADAGATLNTGEVLNNTCLCSSTGKVEKVKESGKDMPSSQITAGAGKYNGRNSSGLKPKPLFASGFLEKHPLNKQSKEEIKAPVQIGQLASVCNYNGKKNSDPDLSSKNENGTGGGGPHILSGIPRKQTAKSEDGATSKVTDSHTPAMRSSDSIDVPLDSLDNGNSSSSGEVSIPVSNGVTFNSTTAGVLTELHFSFSNSDGKPKKLEINKDSLALPVNKDVSAGGKDGRKHSGSESKPLLRPGFLGKHPREKYSKQEAVVPAEIGNASSNSACKLNGTSSNRYVLPGISREYMGDSEDGDSYVGNSSSSDI; encoded by the exons TTCTGAAGCTTGTCAAAAATCCCACTGGAACTCTGAGCACAAAAAAACATGCAAGAGTTTTCAATTATCTAACAAAGCAAATTTAAAGCCGTCTGGATCTGGGGTACAATTGAAAATACCATCTACCGCTCGTCGACAATCTTTTAAGAATCTCAAAGATCCGAATCAG GTTTTGTTCTCCTATGATGAATTTGTGCAACTCTTTAAACGGGAGAGAACAGGCACCCGACCTTGTGGCCTTTTAAATTGTGGAAACAG TTGCTTTGCCAATGTGGTTCTACAATGTCTTGCATGCACCCGGCCGCTAGTTGCCTACTTACTCGAGAAGGATCATCGAAGAGAAT GTTGGAGAAATGATTGGTGTTTTATGTGTGAACTTCAGAGCCATGTTACAAGAGCTACCCAAACTTCACAGCCATTCTCCCCACTTGAAATTCTCGCACGATTACCTAATATTGGAGGTAATCTTGGGTATGGAAAGCAAGAAGATGCTCATGAATTTATGAG ATTTGCCATAGACACAATGCAATCAGTGTGCCTTGATGAATTCGGTGGAGAAAAGGTTGTTCCTCCCAGGGCACAAGAGACGACTCTTATACAACATATATTCGGCGGTCAACTTCAATCACAG GTGAAATGTACGAAGTGTGAGAATGTTTCTAATCAGTTTGAAAATATGATGGATCTAACTGTTGAAATGCAAGGAGACGCCACATCCTTAGAGGAGTGCTTAGATCAATTTACCATCATGGAGCGCCTTCATGGAGATAATATGTATAAGTGTGACGG ATGCAACGACTATGTCCTGGCATGGAAGCGACTTACTATAAGACGAGCTCCAAATATTCTTACTATTGCCTTAAAAAGATTTCAG AGTGGTAGATTTGGAAAACTTAATAAGAGGGTTAGTTTTCCTGAGACATTGGATCTTAGTCCGTACATGAGTGAAGCAGACGATGATGGCAATGTTTATAAGTTATATGCTGTTGTTGTTCATGTGGACATGCTAAATGCATCATATTTTGGTCACTACATTTGTTATACAAAGGATTTTTCTGGAAACTGGTACAGGATCGATGACTGTAAG GTTTATAAAGTTGAAATGGATGAGGTTCTTTCACAGGGAGCTTATATGCTCTTATACAGCAG GGTTTCTGCCAGAGCATCATGCCTAAACCCCATCGAACCTGCAAGTAAACATGGAGGGGAAAAGCTGGAAGTGGCCCTAGAGGTTGGGCCCAGTGCAAAACAAGCTGTTGAAGAATTCTCAGCAGTAGATTCTATTGATAGTCCTATTGTCTCTGGCCCCTGTCTGTCAGTTACTAACTCACAAGAAATGAATTCTGGATGTGAAGATGCAAAAGATTTAGAAATGGTAGATTCCGAGGCAAGTTCATCTGCATTAACCGATCTTGATATTCATGGAAGCACTTGCTGTAATGAAGCTGAAGGAAGTCTTTCTGATCTTGAAATGTCTCAGGGGCAAATTTCGGAGGTAAGCAGCTCCATTATAACACAACCAAATAATGAGCCGGAGCAACCTTTCCCTgtgtttgaggttgaaaacaaggATATGGCTGTTGAAAGTAGGGGCAAGATGCATGCTCTAATAAACCCCTTAGATAATGACATTGAGCCTTGCTCGAATGGTGTCTGTGGGAATGGAGACCATGCTGATGCTGGTGCAACTTTAAATACTGGTGAAGTTTTAAATAATACATGCCTATGCAGTTCTACTGGCAAGGTAGAGAAGGTAAAAGAGTCTGGAAAGGATATGCCCTCTTCTCAGATCACTGCTGGAGCTGGCAAGTACAATGGAAGAAATTCATCAGGATTAAAACCAAAACCACTTTTTGCCAGTGGCTTTCTTGAAAAGCATCCCCTAAATAAACAATCCAAGGAAGAAATAAAAGCCCCAGTGCAGATCGGTCAATTGGCTTCAGTTTGTAACTATAatggtaaaaaaaattcagatccTGATTTATCTAGCAAGAATGAGAATGGCACCGGAGGCGGTGGACCTCATATTCTGTCTGGCATTCCACGAAAGCAAACTGCAAAATCGGAAGATGGGGCCACTAGCAAAGTTACGGATTCTCATACCCCAGCAATGAGAAGTTCTGATTCTATCGATGTGCCTCTGGACAGCTTAGATAATGGGAATAGTAGTTCATCCGGTGAAGTGAGTATCCCAGTTAGTAATGGTGTTACTTTTAACTCAACTACAGCTGGAGTGTTAACTGAACtgcacttttctttttctaattctGACGGAAAGCCCAAGAAATTGGAGATTAATAAGGATTCACTAGCTTTACCTGTCAACAAAGATGTATCAGCAGGGGGAAAAGATGGACGAAAACATTCAGGATCAGAATCGAAGCCACTTTTACGTCCTGGGTTTCTCGGAAAGCACCCCAGGGAAAAGTATTCAAAACAAGAAGCAGTAGTTCCTGCTGAGATTGGTAATGCATCTTCTAATTCTGCTTGTAAACTAAATGGCACAAGTAGCAACAGATATGTACTTCCTGGTATATCTCGTGAGTATATGGGGGATAGTGAAGATGGAGATTCTTATGTTGGGAACAGTAGTAGCTCAGATATTTAA
- the LOC108206164 gene encoding uncharacterized protein LOC108206164 isoform X1, translating into MISHRIIQHACLHGGAQKNKKDNRMALKESLDKFKKQQEMCQTTLSSIKASSKSTPRVTPYNTPANAKSPAPAVKFSSDTERLQHINSIRKAPVGAQIKRVINLLLETRQAFTAEQINEACYVDVKANKAVFDSLSNNLKVYYDGRRFSYKSKHDLKDKGQLLKLIRKFPEGIAVIDLKDAYPSVMDDLQALKAAGEIWLLSNFDSQEDIAYPNDPRVPIKVDDDLKQLFRGIELPRDMIDIEKDLQKNGMKPATNTAKRRAQAQVHGISNKPKQKKKKHEISKRTKLTNSHLPELFKNLS; encoded by the exons ATGATTTCACACAGAATTATACAACACGCGTGTTTACATGGAGgtgcacagaaaaacaagaaGGACAATAGG ATGGCGTTAAAAGAGAGCTTAGACAAGTTCAAAAAGCAGCAAGAGATGTGCCAGACTACCCTTTCCAGCATAAAAGCAAGTTCAAAGTCAACTCCGAGAGTCACACCTTATAACACCCCTGCAAATGCTAAGTCTCCTGCCCCTGCAGTAAAATTCTCAAGTGATACAGAAAGACTCCAACACATTAACAGCATAAGGAAAGCTCCCGTGGGGGCTCAAATAAAGCGTGTTATAAACTTGCTACTTGAG ACAAGGCAAGCCTTTACAGCGGAGCAAATAAATGAAGCATGTTATGTTGATGTGAAGGCGAACAAGGCTGTATTTGACAGTTTGAGTAACAATTTAAAAGTTTATTATGATGGAAGGCGCTTCTCATACAAG TCCAAGCATGATCTGAAAGATAAGGGTCAGCTTCTTAAGTTGATACGGAAATTTCCTGAGGGTATAGCTGTTATCGATCTCAAGGATGCATACCCTTCAGTAATGGATGATTTACAG GCTCTGAAAGCTGCTGGTGAAATCTGGCTGCTATCAAACTTCGATTCACAGGAAGACATAGCATACCCAAATGATCCTAGGGTACCTATAAAGGTTGATGATGATCTGAAACAACTATTTAGGGGAATTGAACTACCAAGAGATATGATTGACATCGAAAAGGATCTTCAGAAGAATGGTATGAAACCTGCAACAAACACTGCGAAGAGGAGAGCCCAAGCGCAGGTTCACGGTATCTCCAACAAGCCcaagcaaaagaagaagaaacatGAAATCAGCAAGAGGACAAAGCTGACTAATTCTCATCTTCCTGAGTTGTTCAAAAATCTCAGCTGA
- the LOC108206164 gene encoding uncharacterized protein LOC108206164 isoform X2, with protein MALKESLDKFKKQQEMCQTTLSSIKASSKSTPRVTPYNTPANAKSPAPAVKFSSDTERLQHINSIRKAPVGAQIKRVINLLLETRQAFTAEQINEACYVDVKANKAVFDSLSNNLKVYYDGRRFSYKSKHDLKDKGQLLKLIRKFPEGIAVIDLKDAYPSVMDDLQALKAAGEIWLLSNFDSQEDIAYPNDPRVPIKVDDDLKQLFRGIELPRDMIDIEKDLQKNGMKPATNTAKRRAQAQVHGISNKPKQKKKKHEISKRTKLTNSHLPELFKNLS; from the exons ATGGCGTTAAAAGAGAGCTTAGACAAGTTCAAAAAGCAGCAAGAGATGTGCCAGACTACCCTTTCCAGCATAAAAGCAAGTTCAAAGTCAACTCCGAGAGTCACACCTTATAACACCCCTGCAAATGCTAAGTCTCCTGCCCCTGCAGTAAAATTCTCAAGTGATACAGAAAGACTCCAACACATTAACAGCATAAGGAAAGCTCCCGTGGGGGCTCAAATAAAGCGTGTTATAAACTTGCTACTTGAG ACAAGGCAAGCCTTTACAGCGGAGCAAATAAATGAAGCATGTTATGTTGATGTGAAGGCGAACAAGGCTGTATTTGACAGTTTGAGTAACAATTTAAAAGTTTATTATGATGGAAGGCGCTTCTCATACAAG TCCAAGCATGATCTGAAAGATAAGGGTCAGCTTCTTAAGTTGATACGGAAATTTCCTGAGGGTATAGCTGTTATCGATCTCAAGGATGCATACCCTTCAGTAATGGATGATTTACAG GCTCTGAAAGCTGCTGGTGAAATCTGGCTGCTATCAAACTTCGATTCACAGGAAGACATAGCATACCCAAATGATCCTAGGGTACCTATAAAGGTTGATGATGATCTGAAACAACTATTTAGGGGAATTGAACTACCAAGAGATATGATTGACATCGAAAAGGATCTTCAGAAGAATGGTATGAAACCTGCAACAAACACTGCGAAGAGGAGAGCCCAAGCGCAGGTTCACGGTATCTCCAACAAGCCcaagcaaaagaagaagaaacatGAAATCAGCAAGAGGACAAAGCTGACTAATTCTCATCTTCCTGAGTTGTTCAAAAATCTCAGCTGA
- the LOC108203375 gene encoding UDP-galactose/UDP-glucose transporter 7, whose translation MENRVIVDSSPYLSLLAGLSYGISSMAMVFINKAVVMQYSDSMTLLTVQQLATALLIHFGRVMGYTRAKALNIATAKKLILVSLFYNANVGFALASLKGVNIPMYIAIKRLTPLSVLVAGYFYGKGRPSVQVTLSVILTAAGVVIAALGDFSIDIFGYSMAGTSVFFQTMYLVLVEISGAEDGLSSIEIMFYNSLLSLPFLMLLIITTGEFPNSLALLFAKSTSLSFLVILILSLVMGIVLNYTMFLCTIVNSALTTTIVGVLKGVGSTTLGFFLLGGVQVHGLNVAGLVINTAGGLWYSYAKYQQKKRPPKIVPDEESYNK comes from the exons ATGGAGAATCGCGTGATTGTCGATAGCTCTCCGTATTTGAG TTTATTGGCTGGCTTGTCATATGGCATCTCTTCAATGGCTATGGTATTCATCAACAAGGCAGTTGTTATGCAGTATTCAGATTCAATGACTCTTCTTACTGTCCAA CAACTTGCAACTGCCTTGCTTATTCATTTTGGACGAGTGATGGGATACACAAGAGCGAAGGCATTGAATATTGCAACAGCGAAAAAGCTAATCCTAGTTTCGTTGTTTTACAATGCAAATGTAGGTTTTGCATTAGCAAGCCTGAAAGGAGTTAATATTCCAATGTACATTGCAATAAAAAGACTCACGCCACTTTCTGTATTAGTCGCTGGTTATTTTTATGGGAAGGGCAGACCCTCAGTTCAG GTGACTCTTTCAGTAATATTGACCGCTGCTGGAGTTGTCATTGCTGCGCTAGGAGATTTCTCCATCGATATTTTTGGATATAGCATGGCAGGCACTTCTGTGTTCTTCCAG ACCATGTACCTTGTGCTGGTGGAGATTTCCGGTGCAGAGGATGGGCTTTCTTCGATTGAAATTATGTTCTATAACAGCCTATTGTCCTTACCATTTCTAATGCTTCTCATTATAACAACCGGAGAATTTCCAAATTCACTCGCTTTATTATTCGCAAAG AGTACTTCATTATCTTTTTTGGTGATCCTGATTTTGTCATTGGTGATGGGAATAGTTCTCAACTACACCATGTTTCTATGCACGATTGTTAACTCGGCTTTAACAACAACTATCGTTGGAGTCCTGAAAGGTGTTGGATCCACG ACACTTGGCTTTTTTCTGCTGGGAGGAGTACAAGTTCACGGATTGAATGTTGCCGGATTAGTGATCAACACTGCTGGGGGTTTGTGGTATTCATATGCCAAATATCAGCAAAAGAAAAGACCTCCAAAGATTGTTCCTGATGAGGAATCTTATAATAAATAG
- the LOC108203386 gene encoding LOW QUALITY PROTEIN: probable cyclic nucleotide-gated ion channel 14 (The sequence of the model RefSeq protein was modified relative to this genomic sequence to represent the inferred CDS: substituted 1 base at 1 genomic stop codon): MELNGREKQVRFYSNGAQIHNDIWERTEAVNQSPEYKMSAPLLKTDGFSIFPSSVGKKGRINGGSGVKKRSSGASKVYPESNRDPQETRKGPKILDPGSDVILNWNRVFLFFCLVALFVDPLFFYLPSVQKRFNENSWSSCMITDLNLGIIVTCFRSVADIFYVIHIFMKFRIAYVSPSSRVFGRGELVMDRREIARRYLKSDFFIDLIAALPLPQIVIWGIIPGVRSSHADHTNNALVLIVLLQYIPRLYLIFPLSSQIIKATGVVAKTAWAGAAYNLVLYMLASHVLGASWYLLSIERHATCWKSACRADQNPVKCFPRFLDCRTFEDDDRQTWANNTTVFQKCEPGNTENFKYGIFENAVANNVVSSQFLEKFFYCLWWGLQNLSSYGQSLSTSTYIGETSFAILIAILGLVLFSHLIGNMQTYLQSMTVRLEEWRLKRRDTEEWMKHRQLPQHLQVRVRSFVQYKWLATRGVDEESILHSLPKDLRQDIQRHLCLDLVRRVPFFSQMDDQLLNAICERLVSSLSTQGTFIVREGDPVTEMLFVIRGRLESSTTDGGRTDFFNSITLRPGDYXGDYCGEELLAWALLPKSTLYLPTSTRTVKALNEVEAFALRAEDLKFVANQFRRLHSKKLQHTFRFYSYHWRTWAACFIQAAWRRHKRRSMAKTLSTKESFYLPHNDHMADEAGIGEGGRNSVSSSHATQSLGVTILASRFAANTRRGAQKTKNMEMLKLQKPEEPDFSTEPEDD; encoded by the exons ATGGAGTTGAATGGCAGAGAGAAGCAAGTCAG GTTTTACAGTAATGGAGCTCAAATTCACAATGACATATGGGAAAGAACTGAGGCTGTAAATCAGTCTCCAGAGTACAAGATGTCGGCACCATTGTTGAAGACAGACGGTTTTAGTATCTTTCCTAGTAGTGTTGGTAAGAAAGGAAGAATAAATGGGGGATCCGGGGTCAAGAAGAGATCATCTGGTGCTTCTAAAGTTTACCCAGAAAGCAATCGTGATCCACAAGAAACCCGAAAAGGGCCAAAAATTCTTGATCCTGGAAGTGATGTTATACTGAATTGGAACAGagttttccttttcttctgcttgGTGGCACTCTTTGTTGATCCATTGTTCTTTTACCTCCCTTCTGTGCAGAAGAGATTTAATGAAAATTCGTGGTCATCGTGTATGATTACTGACTTGAATTTGGGAATTATAGTGACTTGTTTCCGTTCTGTTGCTGATATCTTCTATGTTATACACATATTCATGAAGTTCAGAATAGCTTATGTCTCTCCAAGCTCGAGAGTGTTTGGTAGAGGTGAACTAGTGATGGATCGTCGCGAGATAGCTAGGAGGTATTTGAAGTCGGATTTCTTCATTGATCTCATCGCAGCACTGCCTCTTCCTCAG ATTGTCATATGGGGTATAATCCCTGGAGTCAGAAGCTCCCATGCTGATCACACTAATAATGCTCTGGTGCTAATAGTCCTCCTTCAGTATATCCCGAGATTATATCTGATCTTTCCCCTCAGCAGTCAGATCATCAAAGCTACAGGAGTCGTCGCAAAGACAGCTTGGGCCGGAGCTGCTTACAATCTTGTTCTCTACATGTTAGCTAGTCAC GTCTTAGGAGCATCCTGGTACTTGTTGTCTATCGAAAGGCACGCAACCTGCTGGAAGTCAGCCTGCAGAGCCGACCAAAATCCTGTGAAATGCTTTCCACGGTTCTTGGATTGTCGTACTTTTGAGGATGATGACAGACAGACATGGGCAAATAACACGACGGTGTTTCAGAAATGTGAACCAGGCAACACTGAAAATTTCAAGTACGGAATCTTTGAAAATGCAGTTGCAAACAATGTTGTCTCTTCACAGTTTCTTGAGAAGTTCTTCTATTGTTTATGGTGGGGGTTACAGAACTTGAG TTCTTATGGGCAGAGTCTGTCAACAAGCACATATATAGGTGAAACCTCATTTGCCATACTCATCGCGATCTTGGGTCTTGTTCTGTTTTCCCATTTAATCGGAAACATGCAG ACATATCTTCAATCCATGACCGTGAGGCTTGAGGAATGGAGGCTTAAAAGACGCGATACTGAGGAGTGGATGAAGCATCGCCAACTCCCTCAGCATCTCCAGGTACGTGTTCGTAGTTTTGTCCAATACAAGTGGCTAGCAACCAGAGGAGTCGACGAAGAATCTATTTTACACAGCTTACCTAAAGATCTCCGCCAAGACATCCAACGCCACCTATGCCTGGATCTTGTTCGTCGT GTTCCATTTTTCTCACAGATGGATGATCAGTTGCTTAATGCTATTTGTGAACGCCTCGTGTCATCGTTAAGCACCCAGGGTACCTTCATAGTTCGTGAAGGTGATCCAGTCACAGAGATGCTTTTTGTAATCCGAGGGAGGCTAGAGAGCTCAACTACGGATGGAGGGCGAACAGATTTCTTCAATTCAATCACTTTGAGACCAGGTGActattaggg TGACTATTGTGGCGAGGAATTGCTAGCTTGGGCATTGCTCCCAAAATCGACTCTATATTTACCAACTTCCACAAGAACAGTAAAAGCCCTTAACGAAGTGGAAGCATTTGCATTGCGTGCAGAGGATCTCAAATTTGTGGCAAATCAGTTCAGACGACTCCACAGTAAGAAGCTACAGCACACGTTTCGTTTTTACTCTTACCATTGGAGGACCTGGGCAGCTTGTTTCATTCAAGCTGCATGGCGTAGACACAAGCGACGATCAATGGCAAAGACTCTTAGCACAAAAGAGTCGTTTTACTTACCTCATAATGATCATATGGCCGATGAAGCTGGAATTGGGGAAGGAGGAAGAAACAGTGTGAGCTCTTCTCATGCTACTCAGAGCCTCGGGGTCACCATATTAGCTTCCAGATTTGCTGCAAATACAAGAAGAGGCGCACAGAAGACGAAGAATATGGAAATGCTAAAGTTACAAAAGCCCGAAGAGCCAGACTTTTCAACTGAACCAGAAGATGATTAG
- the LOC108203379 gene encoding serine/arginine-rich splicing factor RSZ22A yields MSRVYVGNLDPRVTERELEDEFRAFGVIRSVWVARRPPGYAFIDFDDQRDAKDAIREIDGKNGWRVELSHNSRGGSGGGGSRGGGGGRGEGRGRSGGSDLKCYECGEAGHFARECRSRGGGGGGGGGRRRSRSRSPPRYRRSPSYGRRSYSPRARSPRRRSLTPRGRSFSRSPPPYRAREEVPYTNGNGRRRSRS; encoded by the exons ATGTCTCGTGTTTATGTTGGAAATTTGGATCCACGAGTCACGGAGCGAGAGCTTGAGGATGAGTTTCGCGCGTTTGGCGTTATTCGAAG tgTTTGGGTTGCAAGAAGACCTCCAGGCTATGCTTTTATCGACTTTGATGATCAGAGAGACGCGAAAGATGCTATTCGTGAAATTGATG GTAAAAATGGCTGGAGAGTTGAGCTTTCCCATAATTCTAGGGGTGGTTCTGGCGGGGGAGGCAgcagaggtggtggtggtggtcgtGGAGAAGGGCGTGGTCGTTCTGGTGGTTCAGATCTGAAGTGCTATGAGTGTGGGGAAGCTGGACACTTTGCTCGTGAATGTCGATCGCGTGGCGGCggcggaggtggtggtggtggcagaCGCCGCAGCCGCAGTCGGAGTCCTCCAAGATATAGGAGAAGTCCAAGCTATGGGCGAAG GAGTTACAGTCCTCGTGCTCGATCCCCCAGGCGTCGTAGTTTAACTCCTCGTGGTCGCAGCTTTAGCAGGTCACCACCCCCATATCGTGCTCGGGAGGAGGTTCCATATACAAATGG AAATGGCCGTCGTCGAAGCAGGAGTTAA